The genomic DNA TCACTCATCAAACTCCTCCCACTCCAGCACCTCCAGCGGCTTCAAATTGCGTTCAATATCGCGGCGCTGCGATTCCAGCCACGGTGGCAGCTTCAAATTTTTACCAAGCTCAGAAACCGGTTCATCCGCCGGAAAACCGGGGCCCAACGTTGCCAGCTCGACGATATGGCCGTCGGGATCATTGGTGTAGATACTCTTGAAATAAACGCGATCCCGCACCGGCGAAACGCGGAGATAATTTCTCACGATTTTCTCGCGCCACTCAAGCTGCGTGGTTTCATCCGCCACCGCCAGCGCAAAATGATGCGTTTGTCCGGCGCCCATGCGCACGCGGCGCGCGGTTTTCGGGTCGAATTGAAAATAGGTGATGATTGTTCCGGGCTTGCCCT from Cytophagia bacterium CHB2 includes the following:
- a CDS encoding glyoxalase, which translates into the protein ISAISSDIEATHAFFGELLGMRRVKMTADFDDIKTAHWYWGVGEGKPGTIITYFQFDPKTARRVRMGAGQTHHFALAVADETTQLEWREKIVRNYLRVSPVRDRVYFKSIYTNDPDGHIVELATLGPGFPADEPVSELGKNLKLPPWLESQRRDIERNLKPLEVLEWEEFDE